Proteins from a single region of Apium graveolens cultivar Ventura chromosome 7, ASM990537v1, whole genome shotgun sequence:
- the LOC141672539 gene encoding large ribosomal subunit protein eL20 produces MSYKFHQYQVVGRGLPSETDEHPKIYRMKLWATNEVRAKSKFWYFLRKLKKVKKSNGQMLAINEIFEKNPTTIKNYGIWLRYQSRTGYHNMYKEYRDTTLNGGIEQMYTEMGSRHRVRNHCIQIIKTATIPAKLCKRESTKQFHNSKIKFPLVSKKVRPPSRKLKTTYKASKPNLFV; encoded by the exons ATGAGTTACAAG TTTCATCAGTACCAGGTTGTCGGACGAGGTTTACCATCGGAGACTGATGAACATCCTAAGATCTACAGGATGAAGCTCTGGGCCACCAATGAAGTCCGTGCCAAATCTAAGTTCTG GTACTTTTTGAGGAAGTTGAAGAAGGTTAAGAAAAGCAATGGTCAAATGCTTGCTATTAATGAG ATCTTTGAGAAGAACCCTACCACAATCAAGAACTATGGTATCTGGCTGCGTTACCAGAGCAGGACTGGTTATCACAATATGTACAAGGAGTACCGTGACACCACTTTGAATGGTGGTATTGAGCAGATGTACACTGAGATGGGTTCTCGCCACAGGGTCCGCAATCATTGCATCCAGATTATTAAGACAGCTACCATCCCTGCCAAGCTCTGCAAAAGGGAGAGCACCAAACAATTTCACAACTCCAAGATCAAGTTCCCATTGGTGTCCAAGAAGGTTAGGCCACCAAGCAGAAAGCTGAAGACTACATACAAGGCATCTAAACCCAACTTGTTTGTTTAG